In Gemmatimonadetes bacterium SCN 70-22, a single genomic region encodes these proteins:
- a CDS encoding flagellar hook-associated protein 3 has product MRITTNQILLTQLHGLQSSSAALLEAQERVSSGLRVRRMSDDPTAAHSVMLNDGALRAMTQYRRNIERAQSRVLFEDQVLGQVGSLLTRARELAIGQASATANTETRLAAAAEVEEILHSLVQLGNTTYGGEFIFGGDQGQTAPFAVAGSRTTLTWGTPTGAAGMRPTQIGAQQSLTPTHDGASIFVQSGVLDAVRELAVALAGAAPPVTPTPDAVQNINAAQARIDAALQAVQGLVGETGARANTLELTLANLGAFTTSLQAFQSELRDVDIEVAVTELVTRQTAYQAAMLASSKVLNLSLTDYLR; this is encoded by the coding sequence ATGCGGATCACCACGAACCAGATCCTCCTCACGCAACTTCATGGGCTGCAGTCCTCGAGTGCCGCGCTTCTCGAGGCGCAGGAGCGTGTGTCGAGCGGGCTGCGGGTCCGCAGGATGTCGGACGACCCCACGGCGGCGCACTCGGTCATGCTGAACGACGGCGCGCTGCGCGCGATGACGCAGTACCGCCGCAACATCGAGCGCGCGCAGTCACGCGTCCTCTTCGAGGACCAGGTGCTCGGGCAGGTCGGCAGCCTCCTCACGCGCGCTCGGGAGCTCGCCATCGGCCAGGCCAGCGCCACGGCCAATACCGAGACGCGGCTGGCGGCCGCCGCGGAGGTCGAGGAGATCCTCCACAGCCTCGTGCAACTCGGCAACACGACGTACGGCGGCGAGTTCATCTTCGGTGGCGATCAGGGGCAGACCGCGCCGTTCGCGGTGGCCGGATCGCGAACGACCCTCACCTGGGGCACGCCCACCGGCGCCGCCGGGATGCGTCCGACCCAGATCGGCGCGCAGCAGTCGCTCACGCCGACGCACGACGGAGCGAGTATCTTCGTGCAGAGCGGGGTGCTCGACGCGGTGCGCGAGCTGGCCGTCGCCCTCGCCGGTGCCGCGCCACCAGTGACGCCGACGCCTGACGCGGTGCAGAACATCAACGCCGCGCAGGCCAGGATCGACGCCGCGTTGCAGGCGGTGCAAGGGCTCGTTGGCGAGACGGGTGCCCGCGCGAACACGCTCGAGCTGACGCTCGCGAACCTCGGTGCCTTCACGACCAGCCTGCAGGCGTTCCAGTCGGAGCTGCGCGACGTCGACATCGAGGTGGCGGTGACGGAGCTGGTGACGCGGCAGACCGCCTACCAGGCCGCCATGCTCGCGAGCTCGAAGGTGCTGAACCTGAGCCTGACCGACTACCTCCGCTGA
- a CDS encoding flagellar export chaperone FliS, translated as MYGTTTASGRHGGGCRGATAPANRYLELEVLSATPQQLVVIVYDHLLACLKRARLAIERGEVETRTAQLGRAKDAIAELVATLDRERGGEIARRLSGLYAFFLNELTDVGMHPDANRLSRVLDLVAELRDAWALAAEGAV; from the coding sequence ATGTACGGCACGACGACGGCGAGTGGACGGCATGGTGGCGGCTGTCGCGGCGCGACAGCGCCGGCAAATCGCTACCTGGAGCTCGAGGTGCTCAGCGCGACTCCGCAGCAGCTCGTCGTGATCGTCTACGATCACCTGCTGGCTTGCCTCAAGCGCGCGCGCCTCGCGATCGAACGGGGAGAGGTGGAGACGCGCACGGCGCAGCTGGGGCGGGCCAAGGACGCCATCGCCGAGCTGGTCGCGACGCTCGATCGCGAGAGAGGCGGCGAGATCGCACGCCGGCTGAGCGGGCTGTACGCCTTCTTCCTCAACGAACTGACCGATGTCGGAATGCACCCCGACGCGAACCGGCTCTCCCGGGTGCTCGACCTCGTAGCCGAGCTGCGCGACGCCTGGGCGCTCGCCGCCGAAGGGGCGGTCTGA